The Malaclemys terrapin pileata isolate rMalTer1 chromosome 2, rMalTer1.hap1, whole genome shotgun sequence nucleotide sequence GGAATATTATGATcttctactctgacctcctgtaggacACGGGCCATAGAGTTTTAGCCAGTAATTCTAGCATAAAGTCCAGGATTCATGATCAaacttttagaaagacacccatattgatttaaagacttcaaattatggaagaatccaccacatcccttggtatgATTCCACTTCTTTGAACTTCAAGCAATACCTCAATAACCACCTGCTTCATGAAGCATTTGAGCTCTAATGGCCACTTTGTGTAAGTTCTGTCTCATCTTGCGCATTGTCTTTCTTGATCCTTTACTTTTGATAGACAGTAAGCCCTTTGTGTCAGGCACTGATTTTGTGTCCAGTTGCAACAGTGACCCACGTAAGATTTATGTGCTATATCTGCATAATTCAAATTATTCTTATTAATCATCTGCTGGAGTTGCAACAAACCCATGGGCACAAATAGGCACTGCAGGCCCCACTGAACTGTGCACTTCCTGATTCAAGGACAGAATCCAGGATTTCAGAAACATAGCCCTCAATCATATGAGCTAAAGGTGAATTCTTTCCATTAGCCGTCACTTGTGATTGAGGATTTCATCCTTTGTCAGCCAACCACTAGAGGGCAACAGTCCCGTGCACTTGACCAAGCTTAATGCTGTATCCAGCAAATGACAAAGTCACACGGCTGCACACTAGTGGGACCATGGCAGCTCATACCCAAAATAAAATCAGGTGATATAAATACAATGGACAGTTTTGAATCTGGGAGAAGTTAAAAATCCTTCTTGCGTTTAGGATTAAAATGTAAAAGTGCTAGGGGGCGTTTTACGGAGAAGCTCATCGTTTGCGTACATCTTCATACTGTGCCCTGGCATAGAATGCCCTCCCTAGATTGGTCTGCAAAGACCACTCCCTCTCCTCATTAAGACCCAGCCTCTGCCATGGCATCTATATGGAATCATCCAGTTATTAATGGCTTGAAGGCCAGGTGGGGATAGCTAACATTCACTTTATTTACAATAATCAAAACAAAGTGCAAATGTAGGTATAAAGCCCCCACCCTCATTTGGCCAACACAAGGAATTGAACTTGGGACCTCCAGAACTAAAAGCATGAGCCACTACAGCTTGAACTAAAGATCCAGCCTTTTTACCTACTCATGAGACAGGTTCATATTCTCTGTGGATTGGTCACAGCTTGCTGACACTAACCAATGGGCTATGTATATATGCATATAAAACTTGTACATTTGTATCCCTATTCCCCTCCTTCAGCATGTGATTTGTTTTATTAGATAGTAAGCTCTTCGGGGAGGGACCATGcgtttggacagcacctagcagcAGAACAGGGCCTGATCTTAATCAGGGCTTCTTGGTGCTACGGAAACAATAACATGAAAGAAAATACAACATATAAGTTACATTCTCCGAGGGGCTACGATCAATAAAGGAATAAAAATTGACACAGTTCTACCTCCAGCAAAATGACATGAATGAGTCATTGCcattttatttattgttcctTTCTGTTGTTTCAACAGAAGGTCCTGGGTCCTTTGATCACACATGCATGGTTTGGCTGGTAACCATGGTGTTCAACATGGCCAGCCATGAATTTTTTGCCAAGAGCAATGgaaggggaattctgcatcactgtgcaatgcagaatttgcacagaacTAATGTTCTGCTCAGAATTtcatttcccaccccccacaaTTGGTGCTGCAGAGCTGTTGGCTGCCCAAGGGACTGCTGGACCGAACAGAGTCTGGCTCTCCAGCTCGCAAATacagggcactgggaggggggagagcaggggaggggagaggggaaggaggagctggagggttcTGGgaagctgcagttcccagcatgtccTGAAGGAGGAGGCATGCAGGAAACTCTGTACTCTCTGGATCCCTGGGGGGGGGATTGtgggtgtctggggggagggCGTCCTGCGGCTTAGCTCTGGAATGTagtgggtgtgggtgtctgggctgtggtggggcatggctgggctctgggaggtaaAGGGTGCAGTTGTCTGAGACCAGAAGGGCCGAGTTTTCCCCCAAGATGTGCCCAGCTGGCGCGCATGACACACCCAGACTGATGCACCCAACAAAAGCATAACAgacaaacaggaactgggttgttgtaggTTTTACTTTAACTTTCTATTCCTGGGGgggatcttttttgttgtctgtattgttacagacatatttgctgacaggaATTTTgaagtaaattaccaaaataattgaaagtgaTGTGAttacattgtgttattttgacaaataaaataagcagaattttaaagtactgtgcacagaatttttaattttttggccaaAATTCCACCCAGAAAAAATGATTTGCAGGACTTTTAAGGGACAATGCAGTCACTCCCTTATGGAGCGTATGCAAACGGCACATCATATGAACGCAACCTCTGAAGTTCTCTTCCCCACTTTTGGTAAACAGGAGAAAATATTAGGGGCTTCTCTGAGCACAAGAAAACAAGATGAATTCACAAGTGAGGATTGTTTGCTCATATGAGATTTGAGAATATTCGGATAATTCTGTTTCTAgggggagattaaaaaaaattcttaaggaATTTAGACacagcagtcccactgacttgagACATGTGCACCTAAatcctttaggtgcttttgaaaatcccacgcaCACACCCCCCCCAATATTTTGGGTTGTTTGCTAGAAGACAGAAAGAGAAATTCCCCCAAGAGTTGCTTATCAAGAAAACTTTTTTTATGGTCTATACAACACTGAAACAATAAGGCCTGAAACTGGATGTTCAGTACTGGAACACAGTAAAAGGTTATTTATAGGCAGAACAAGagtcattaaaaacattttaaagcattttatccacttatataaatatttatctctgttttaccccccaaaaaaatagGTCTCTGAATCCTGCATACAATATATTTTGCAAACACTCCCCATCTCAGGATTTATTACCTGATCAAGCAGTTCTGGAGAGATGGTCCGTCTATTCACAGATGCTGCCTTTTGAAGTAGTTTTTTGGCTTCCTTTACCTTCTCTTTTGTCATGAGCCATCGAGCAGATTCTGGAAGGACCCTACAAAGCATGTGAATTCCAAAGAGTTCTTTGCTATCAAAACCCCAGTTACCCACTTAACTTCATCCACTCGATGCATCTTCCATAGTAGTAAAATATATTTGATGATGTGTGTTTACTACGGGAGATGTAATTCTTCTGAGGCGCTATGGCTTGGGTGTGAGTATATGGGTTGTTTTGTTTCAATAGAAATAATGTTACTGTagtgccaagattttcaaatcttggtgcctaaatttaggcacctacataaaagTGGCCTGACAGCCAAAAATGCTGGGGGCCCAGCAGATCCCATTAACTATGTATAAACCTTTACAAGATATGGGCTATTTTGGGAAGGACCAACCCTGCAATGTGTAGATAAATCCACTCTGTAAAGCCCGTGTATAACCTGGATCACAAATAACACTGCAATGCTTGAGAAAAGCTCTCTGGCAAATGCATGCTTACCATATgtaaaagaaaagacaaaatacAGGGGCAGATCCAGCAATCTGCAGCAACCTCCAGTTGTGAACGCCATAAGCTAAGCCAGCCAAAACCATCTGTCCAATGGAAAAGCAGCAGTGGGTAACAATTACTGCATGTGACCGGTAGGGGACTCCAACCCATTCAGTTCCTAGAGACATTAACACAGATTGAACTGCTGAGAATCCTAATGATTCAGCAccatttaaaggatttttttttccaattccaaactAGATCAGCTTTCATTTGGGGAATGTTATCTAGTAGCTAGAGCAAAGGCTCTGGAGTCAGTACTCTGGGATTTGGCCACTGGGTGACCTTAGATAAGTCACATACACCCAGGCTTTCAAAACTGACTAGTGACTTTAGGGGCTTCCATTTCCGAATGTTCAGTCAGAGTCATCTTAAAGGGGTCTAATTTTCAGaagctgtgtgctcagcactttttgaaatTTGGGCCTCTTTAAGTTGACTCTTGTTGGGCCCTCAAGATTCACTGGTAACTTTGAAAATTTCTGCCATAATCTCTGGGCCTTAGTttgcacatctgtaaaatgggtataaataaataataataattccctaCCTCTCAGTACTGCTGAGAGGTAGGGAATGgatgcagttgtaaaattttagacaggtaaggggggtgtcagaggggatggggagagtgtgggggccccaggctggggcggggtggggaggggtcacaCGGAGGGTCACTTGGGggaggtcatgtgccccccccttgtgtccctcccatgagtgcagtaccagcaagaaatgatttctacttgcaccactggagaTATTAATGACAAACTGAGCACAAATAAACCAACATTTCACATTCTCCAATTAAAAGCTCCTATGCTTTCTGCCTACCTCCTACCAAATATGTAAATATccaggccagattctcctctTTCCTTCAGATTCTCCTGACTTTAATGtgattactcctgatttaccccagtgtgAGAGGAAGATCAGGCCCACTGTATTTCAGGCAACATTCATTTGGTAGTAAATTTTTTAAAACGTGTAGCATGTAATTGCACTGAACGTTTGTCCATGGGGTCTTTTCATTGCTGTTTGTGAGATCACTTATACTGTGTAGCTAAAACATCTCTAGCAGTGAGGGAGTCTTACCTAAAGCCAGGATGCCTATAAAGATTCCAGATACAGCAGCACCCACAAGACATCTCAAGACGATGTAGACGTAGAAATTTGGCGCAAAAGCTGCTCCAACACCAAACGCCCCCATTATAAGCATGGAAAGCAAAATGATGGGACGCCGCCCAATCCTAAGGGAGGAAATGTTTTCGTAAATCTCTGAGACTACTGTCAGCTTTCACTCCTAATACAGCAGCTGAGGCACCTGGATACTGTAGTGATAGTCATCAATGTAAGAACTTGGCTAGATACACTAGTTGGTTGATATAGTGTATCCAGTATAAAGAAATAATGTTAAAGTGGGATTGCTGCAACATCCAAGTTCTGGCCAAGATTATCAGAAGTGACaaatgcagggccggtgcaaccactaggcgaactaggcggccgcctagggcgcctagtggttgggggcgcctaaaagcccgctcaggcgacgagatggagtggaggtgagctggggcgggggggaggggtgcggggagggccacCCGCAGTAATGGGGGGGGCGCgcacaggggaactgctccccgctccagatcacctccactctgcctcctccgctgagcacacagcccctgctctaattctccttcaaacggcgctgcaagcctgggaggggaggagaattagagcggtgctggcgtgctcagcggaggaggtggagtggaggtgagctggggctggctccctgggcggggttagctgcagaggggggACTCCTCtggtggggaggcggggggggcgtGCTTAGCTGCCGTGGGGTGGGCGGAGTTAGCTTGGTGGGGAGGTGGCGCAAGATGGAAGTTTCGCGccacttccttgcaccggccctggacaAGTGACTTCGAGTGCCCAGGGTGGGACACCTTTAaaaggcccctttaaggtgtgtcAAGCTGGTCACCCAAAACTTGAGGCACTGGAGGCAGTGGGGCCTGGGGGACAGAGCATTGGACTGGCAATCAGGAGCCCTacgttctattcctgactctctGACAGGcaggatgaccttgggcaagtctcttcaccagtctgtgcctcagttggaGAGAATGATGCATAGTTTATATTTACAACACCATCCCCTCCATCAGACACACGTTCAGTTCACCCCACTTCTGAGTTACCCTCTGCATCCTCCTGTCTTAGAGAAGCTAAACTCTTTTAGGGCAGgggctgatttttatttttatggcacAGTGCACCTTCagcagtaaataataataaaactaacATAACAAAGGGCCAGAGCAGTGACCACTTTGCCTGCTTTGGGGAGGACGGGAGCACAAGTAGAAGAATGGGGTTGAGGAAGAGTGGGCAGAAGGGAATTGTGAGGAGACAAGTGAGACTGACGTGGCTAGGGCTGGGGTAGGAAGAAATTCAGACAATGTCCTCCCCCAGCAGTGGCAAAGCAAGGTCCCACAGAGCCCTGGTGCAAGAATAGGTTAGGGGCTCCATTTCCATTTCTGAAATCCACCCCAGTCCAGCTTCCCGCACTCCTGCAGATCTCTCCACAGCCCCAATCCAGCTCGCCCATCCCCCACCTCAGGCCTGTCTTCCCCACACCCCCGATCcagccctcccatcccccatctcctgcccagctcccctAAAGCCCCAAtccatccctcctgtcctccacCTCCTGCCTAGCTCCTCCACAGCCACAAtccagccctcccacccccacctcctgccaggCTCCCCCATGGCCCAGTCCAGCgctcccatcccccacctcctgccaggCTCCCCCATGGCCCCAGtccagccctcccacccccaccttctgccTGGCTCCCCCATGGCCCCAGtccagccctcccacccccacctcctgccaggCTCCCCCATGGCCCCAGtccagccctcccacccccaccttctgccTGGCTCCCCCATGGCCCCAGtccagccctcccaccccccacctcctgcctagctccccctcaccccaatccatccatcccatcccccacctcctgcctagCTCCCCCATGGCCCCAATCCAACCCTCCcgtcccccacctcctgccaggctcccccacagccccaatCCAGCCCTCCCATCCCTCATCTCCTGCCtagctcccccacagccccaatCCAGCCTTCCCATCCCCCACCTTCTGCCTGGCTCCCCCACCGCTCCAGTCCAGccttcccatcccccacctcctgcccagcTCCCTCACTACCCCAATTcagccctcccatcccccacctcctgcctagacacccccccacacacacacagagccccaaTCCATCCCTCCCATCCCGCACTTCCTGCCTAGCTCCCCCACGGCCCCAATCCAATCCTCCCTGTGACACTCGGTGCCTCGGGGGGACACCCTACCCcgccatgttcatctttataaaatgattgtgtggtatccagtgcaaactttgtcatgtcaggtgtcttcggaaggctcagaATGCACTGAgtatggttgttatagtgatgttatagtaattgttacagtcaTGTTATAGtgaggttataggttataatttcatgtgtatagttatgaggctgaataTGTATCCTCGGgacttaaagcaagcccaggcaaaaaactctccaggaagagagaagcagttcacacctcatcatggcatgggacaaacccagcccagcctcacaggaacaatggacactggcctgggcagcaacaaaagaatctgttagattctccagggagtcacccccttccttcatcatatggacccacggaaaggaggcccttgaagaattccacctggacttcaacaatttccaccccaccatcaatctcagcctggaccagtccacacaagagatccacttcctggacactacagtacaaataagtgatggtcacaaacaccaccctataccggaaacctactgaccgctatacgtacctacatgcctccagcttccatccaagacacatcatacgatccattgtctacagccaagccctaagatacaaccgaatttgctccaacccctcagacagacacatatgacatcttcatcatatggacccgcggaaaggaggcccttgaagaattccacctggacttcaacaatttccaccccaccatcaatctcagcctggaccagtccacacaagagatccacttcctggacactacagtacaaataagtgatggtcacataaacaacaccctataccggaaacctactgaccgctatacgtacctacatgcctccagcttccatccaagacacatcatacgatccattgtctacagccaagccctaagatacaaccgaatttgctccaacccctcagacagagacaaacacctacaagatctttatcaagcattcgtaaaactacaatacccacctggagaagtgaggaaacagattgacagagcaagacgggtacccagaaatcacctactacaggacaggcccaacaaggacaataacagaacaccactggccatcacatacagcccccagctaaaacctctccagcgcattatccactacctacaacctatcctggaaaatgatccctcactctcacagaccttgggaggcaggccagtccttgcttacagacaaccccccaacctgaagcaaatactcaccagcaactacacaccacaccacagaaacaccaacccaggaacctatccctgtagcaaacctcgttgcctactctgtccccatatctactctggcaacagcatcagaggacccaaccacatcagccacaccatcaggggctcattcacctgcacatccactaatgtcatatatgccatcatgtgccagcaatgcccctctgccatgtacattggccaaaccggtcagtccctccgcaaaagaataaatggacacaaatcggacatcaggaatggtaacgtacacaagccagtaagtgaacacttcaatctccctggtcattctatcacagatttaaaagtcactgtcattgaacaaaaaaacttcagaaacagacttcaaagagaaacagcagaactaaaattcatttgcaaattcaacaccattaatctgggcttgaatagggattgggagtggctggctcactacagaagcagcttttcctctcctggaattgacacctcctcatctattattgggagtggactacatccaccctgattgaattggccttgtcaacactggttcgccacttgtgaagtaactccctgctctccatgtgtctgtatataatgcctgcatctgtaactttcactctatgcatccgaagaagtgaggtttttactcacgaaagcttatgcccaaataaatctgttagtctttaaggtgccaccagattctttgttgtttttgtagatacagactaacacggctaccccctgatacttgacccccttcctttggggagtttgggactgcgatgaggtaatgctcacctgactctgaaggggcagggcgggggaaaggggcggggggcaaagccaagaggaaaggaaggacatgataaaagggagacacattttgccatgctctttctcttccacctacatctacagacaccaccaccaccgagCAACTGaaatgctgatcaaaggggagagcctgactgaaaagccagcctgtggtgagaagcatctaagtttttaaggacattgaaagtgttaagatcagctcagaatgcattttgcttttattttatttgatcaaatctgacttgttgtgcttggATTTATAATCTCTTaaatctacctttatagttaataaatctgttggtttattctacctgaagcagtgcgtttggtttgcaGCGTGTCAGAGacttccccttgggataacaagcctggcacATATCAATTTCCACAGCCTCCCAAGCTCTGATCCAGAACCCCTGAGTTCcgctccaacccccttccccaatccCCTCCACCCAGTTCTGCTTCAACCTTCCTGtcccactccccccacaccccactgccCCACGCACAGTGGCTGATGCTTATGCCTTGCACTCCATCTCTTGGGAAGCCACATCTAGCCTCCAGGGCACATCAGTGTCAGGGCCTAGGGAGCTGGACTCCAGTGTTATAACCTCACCAGCCTTTACCCCGAGGTGCTATGCAATACACCCCCAAGCCAGGTTACGCTGCTGACTTTGCACAGCTAACTGTGAGAgagattttctctctctttacctGTCACTTAAGGAACCAAAGACCACAGCTCCAAGGAGAAGTCCCAGCATGTAAATGGATTGGGAGATGTCATTTAGCTCTTTTCGGTCACATACCAGGTCAAACTGAAAGAAGGAAACAAAGTAGGTTTCATTTTAAAGGGGCTTTATTTTGATGGCTGGATTCATGACGTGCTAGCAgcacctatcctgaaagatgatcctttactctcacagatcttgggagacagacctgtcctcgcttacagacaaccccccaacctaaagcaaatactcaccagcaaccacacatcactgaacaaaaccactaacccaggaacctatccttgtaacaaaccccgatgccaactctgtccacatatccattcaagtgacatcatcataggacctaatcacattagccataccatcaggggctcgttcacctgcacatctaccaatgtgatatatgccatcatgtgccagcaatgcccctctgccatgtacattggccaaaccggacagtctctacgcaaaagaattaatggacacaaatctgacatcaggaatcaaaatactcaaaaaccagtgggagaacactttaacctgtctggtcattcagtgacagacctgcgggtggctatattacaacagaaaaacttcaaaaacagactccaaagagagactgcagagctagaattgatatgcaaactagacacaatcaactccggtttgaataaggactgggaatggctgagccattacaaacgttgactatctccccttgtaagtactctcacacttcttatcacactgtctgtactcggctagcttgattatcacttcaaaagttttgtttttttttttttctcttaattaattggcctctcagagttggtaagacaactcccacctgtttatgctctctgtatgtgtgtatatatatctcctcattatatgttccattctatatgcattcgaagaagtgggctgtagtccacgaaagcttatgctctaataaatttgttagtctctaaggtgccacaagtactcctgttcttcttttagcagcACAAACATTCCCAGAGAGAACTGGTGATTAAGGTACACGGCCTATAATGCCAAAACCACCATTCACCTATTACAGCTCCACCCCAGTCAGCATCTAGGGTTGCCTGAGAGGCTCAGATGTGTTCGTAAGTAATAAACTCCAAATACAACAGACGTACATGACCATTCAGTCCCTCTCCCACTCACTGCAGGATTACCCCAAGCAATGGGGCTTTGTGGAGAAACTATCCCATCACAAGGAATCTCATTGTCACAAAGCTTTTCCCAATATTCAACCTTCCATAAATTCATCCCGATACCCCTCATTACACTGCTACAATAAGTGCCACAATAAATAGTTCCTCTCCCTTCTTGGTGTTCGACCCCTTCAGGGAGGCAtaaaacactctctctctctttttcatttccctttttgACTCTCCTCCGACACCTTCAGCCCTCAGATCCAATTCAGTTGCTCTTTCCTGAGTTTCCTGCATTTGTTACCACGATAacaagcagagctggtcaaaaaccagaaGCAACCTCAACATGTATTTTGGAAAAACAATGTTCTTTTTTGAAGATTTCAAAAAGTACCCATGGTTTGTTTATCCAAAATTCTGTTCAAAATTGTTAAGCTTCTCTgtttcttccttttccccctttttctgctTTGTCACGGAGAAAAGCAAAGTTCATCATTTTAGTTAGAAAAGGAAAAGCCAGAGCATACAATATTCTAATTATTGCTCAATGGACTTTCCATTAGAAAAATGTTATATAGCTGCCATCAATAGTTTGTGCATATAGGAAAATATTTAAAGACAACAAACACGGACTTACAGGTATAGATTTTACAAGGCTCTGCTAGTCTGCCTTGTTTTGGTAAAGCCCAATTCTTCAGTTACACAGTTTGACGGATCTCCTACACATCCTTGCACAAAGAAAAGCAACAACAGAGCCCATGACTGTTTCTGAAAAATCCTAGAAGTCACAGTTTGTGTCACGGAAATCGTGGGCATGATTAACATACAGCTTCATTCCTGCAATGGGCATTTGTGCAAGGACAACAGAGACAAGCTGAAAACCACCACTggctccatctatctatctaggaTACTTACACAGCCCCATCTCCATGctatctgagcacctcgcaaGCTTTAATAGATGTAGCCTCACgccacacccctgtgagatgtGCTTCTGTTCCATTAcatgcagatggggaactgaggcatagagtacgtctacactgaaaATTAAGGTCCAGCTGTAGCCAGGGTAACCATGCCCATGagagctttaatctagctaacaTCGGTAACAAAAGCAGTGAAGATGTGGTGGCATGGACCCACAGCAACCTGGGTACATATCCAGGTTCCCCCAAGGTCTTGTACTGGAGCTCCTAGCCCATGCCACCACTTCTTCACTACTACTGCTACACGCACTAGTTAGACTAAAGCTAGTGCAGACATGCTTACCTATACTACAATTACACTttcatttgcagtgtagatgcatccTAAGTGCCTTGCACTGGGTCAAACCAGATGTCTGCAGTAGAGGAGGAACTGTAGCTAGATCCCCATGGGCTagaagtgctctaaccactgaacaatgcttcctctctcctttctgcCTGGCTGCTCGCAAACTGCAAACACTAATGGCTGGTCTACACCTAATAGCTGCatttgtttaacaaaaaaaaatggcatttaaATGACCAAATAAGCTAAATCAATATAATTCAACTGTAAACCAATCTATGTGCATCCACACAGTTGGGCtggtttaaattgatttaaaatccAGCATATCCATTATGTGGAGACAATCCCCAGTGTGCATGTACACTTTCAAATCCGCATGATCCTTAGCCATAAATATAGACTCAAAATGCAGTTACAAACCTGAGTCACCAACGTTGGGTTTTGTTCTGCAGAATAGACCCACCCCTCCTAGCACTTCTTAGTGACATTAAGGCCATATTCTATGACGGAGTCAAGATCCCAGTTCACAGGAGCGTACATAAGGCATTCTTCATACGATCCCTGTGTGTTCCTAGGGATCATTAGGTTCAGCTGCTGTTCCTCAGTCAGGTTTGGGCTAATGGCATAGATCCAGCTTGTCTTACAGTGATGAGGCACATCCAGAACCATGAACAGTTGGCCAAACATGGGAAAAGCCGTTAGAAAGTTTGCAAGGCTGAGCATCAGCACCAGCCATTTTTGAAATGGCCCCAAATCTCCTAC carries:
- the LOC128830795 gene encoding LOW QUALITY PROTEIN: solute carrier family 22 member 13-like (The sequence of the model RefSeq protein was modified relative to this genomic sequence to represent the inferred CDS: substituted 1 base at 1 genomic stop codon), encoding MTDFGDLINAVGDLGPFQKWLVLMLSLANFLTAFPMFGQLFMVLDVPHHCKTSWIYAISPNLTEEQQLNLMIPRNTQGSYEECLMYAPVNWDLDSVIEYGLNVTKKCXEGWVYSAEQNPTLVTQFDLVCDRKELNDISQSIYMLGLLLGAVVFGSLSDRIGRRPIILLSMLIMGAFGVGAAFAPNFYVYIVLRCLVGAAVSGIFIGILALGTEWVGVPYRSHAVIVTHCCFSIGQMVLAGLAYGVHNWRLLQIAGSAPVFCLFFYIWVLPESARWLMTKEKVKEAKKLLQKAASVNRRTISPELLDQLTPEKKVKSGNILDLFLKKHLRKVTLVMAYAWFVNSLVYYGLSLNVGSFGLDIYLTQLVFGAVEIPARFGCIFLLQWFGRKKCQGCFLLLGGAMCLIITRIPKDLPVVVTTLAVIGKFAIAASFSIFYVYSAELFPTIIRQTGVGLCSMSSRMGGIISPLISLLDKYHPAIPMAIFGSTPVIAGILCFLLPETRDKELQDHTEEAKESQWASENGHLKLKDGDRDVGHTRVTRV